From one Suicoccus acidiformans genomic stretch:
- the allW gene encoding allantoin permease, whose product METHDLFVTQEQLERYRQRGYTNADILPKTKEKRNMNLMNYFTLWMGSIHNISNYVAVGGFLALGMKPMHVVLAIILAGVITALVMAFNGRAGSKYGIPFAMHLRSVFGDIGSKLPGALRGVVAAIAWFGVQNYFGSQALLVLIIRFFPAFAGIAPGFNFLGLTAPEFICFALFFIINVLIGLGGGGVLNRFTAILNPLIYLVFGGMMIWGIQQAGFGAIFSYQATEVSSTTTFMGYLIIIAAILSTWAAPAVSVSDFTQNAESTRDQSIGQMLSMLVGYIIFAFAAVAVLNGASVAGINHDGQVLNIVNSWDSNIAVFVASFVLLMTTVSTNATGNIIPAAYQLTALFPSVMNYRRGVLAASLVSFIILPWRFANSAGGFITFLNLIGSLLGPVAGVMMIHFYLIKNQIIDLNALYFAKEDASLSQYSGINTNAYIATFAGLIVSIIGQFIPSLAWLSEIGWIAGFAIAAAVYYVLTLLGKDKFSTRVK is encoded by the coding sequence ATGGAGACTCATGATTTATTTGTTACACAGGAGCAGCTGGAACGGTATCGTCAGCGTGGATACACCAATGCAGACATCTTGCCGAAGACGAAAGAAAAACGGAATATGAATCTCATGAACTACTTCACTTTATGGATGGGTTCAATTCATAATATTTCAAACTATGTGGCAGTGGGAGGATTCCTGGCTCTTGGCATGAAGCCGATGCATGTGGTCCTGGCGATTATTCTCGCAGGGGTAATCACAGCGCTTGTAATGGCTTTTAATGGTCGGGCGGGATCTAAATATGGGATCCCTTTTGCTATGCATTTGCGTTCAGTCTTTGGAGATATCGGTTCCAAATTGCCTGGCGCCTTACGAGGCGTCGTGGCAGCAATTGCATGGTTTGGGGTACAGAATTATTTCGGTTCTCAGGCCTTGCTTGTGTTGATTATACGTTTCTTTCCGGCTTTTGCTGGGATTGCACCAGGATTTAATTTTTTAGGTTTAACTGCGCCTGAATTTATTTGCTTTGCCCTTTTCTTTATCATCAATGTGTTAATTGGTTTAGGTGGTGGCGGAGTCCTCAATCGCTTTACAGCAATCTTAAATCCACTGATTTACTTGGTCTTTGGAGGTATGATGATTTGGGGTATTCAACAAGCTGGATTTGGCGCTATTTTCTCTTATCAAGCCACTGAAGTCAGCTCAACCACCACTTTCATGGGATATTTAATTATCATTGCGGCTATTCTTTCAACATGGGCTGCGCCTGCTGTGTCGGTATCTGACTTTACTCAGAATGCGGAAAGCACGCGTGATCAATCGATTGGTCAGATGCTTTCAATGCTCGTGGGTTATATTATCTTTGCTTTTGCTGCTGTAGCTGTGTTAAATGGCGCTTCTGTGGCAGGCATTAATCATGACGGGCAAGTCTTGAATATTGTAAATAGTTGGGACTCTAATATCGCTGTTTTTGTAGCATCTTTTGTTCTGCTTATGACAACAGTATCCACAAATGCAACAGGGAATATCATTCCAGCAGCTTACCAGTTAACAGCTTTATTCCCAAGCGTAATGAATTATCGTCGAGGTGTTTTAGCCGCCAGTCTAGTTAGTTTCATTATTCTGCCATGGCGTTTCGCCAACTCTGCAGGAGGCTTTATTACCTTCTTGAACTTAATTGGTTCCTTGTTAGGACCCGTTGCGGGTGTGATGATGATTCACTTCTACTTAATTAAAAACCAAATCATTGATCTTAACGCTTTATACTTTGCTAAAGAGGATGCTTCACTAAGTCAGTATAGTGGAATTAACACTAACGCTTATATAGCTACATTTGCTGGCTTAATTGTGTCGATTATCGGTCAATTCATTCCAAGTTTAGCTTGGCTTTCAGAAATTGGCTGGATTGCCGGCTTTGCCATTGCGGCAGCTGTGTATTATGTTTTAACACTATTAGGTAAAGATAAATTCTCTACCAGAGTGAAATAA
- a CDS encoding pyridoxal-phosphate-dependent aminotransferase family protein, with protein sequence MFKEINVPNRTIMTPGPVEANPVVLRAMSTGTLGQFDPAFTSLMQEIKEMLRIAFNAPNNECLAVDGTSRSGLEAALFAMIEPGDKVLIPAYGRFAYLLAEIVERAGGDIVLMERDWTGTFEQAEIIERIKAEQPKIVAMVHGETANGQCQQLEEVGAYCQANGIYLVVDCVATFGGMDIKQDEWGIDIAIAGTQKCLSVPSGMSLVSISHRAKAFIESRFQKELGLGADQRNERFIQSNYLDLSQLMVYWSQNPINHHTEATNMIYGLHTGLRLFVQEEGMEKVFQRHQLNNNALIAGIEAMGLGIYGDRETAMPTVIPVMIPDGIEPNKVRDILLEEFSVEIAGSFGDLNKVIWRIGNMGYSSRKQNVLHVLGALEATLLYLGADIQAGKAVQAALKVYR encoded by the coding sequence ATGTTTAAAGAAATTAATGTGCCAAACAGAACAATTATGACACCAGGTCCGGTTGAAGCGAATCCAGTGGTCCTTCGTGCAATGAGTACAGGAACATTAGGACAATTTGACCCAGCATTTACTTCGCTAATGCAAGAAATTAAAGAGATGCTTCGGATTGCGTTCAATGCGCCCAATAACGAGTGTCTAGCAGTCGATGGTACATCTCGTTCTGGCTTGGAAGCAGCGTTATTTGCTATGATCGAACCAGGTGATAAGGTATTAATTCCAGCTTACGGACGGTTTGCTTATTTGTTAGCAGAGATTGTAGAAAGAGCTGGCGGTGATATCGTCTTGATGGAGCGTGATTGGACCGGCACCTTTGAACAAGCAGAGATTATTGAGCGAATTAAAGCAGAACAGCCTAAGATTGTGGCGATGGTTCATGGGGAAACGGCTAATGGCCAATGTCAGCAACTTGAAGAAGTGGGAGCCTACTGTCAAGCCAATGGAATCTACCTTGTCGTGGATTGTGTCGCAACTTTTGGCGGTATGGATATTAAACAAGATGAATGGGGAATTGATATTGCAATTGCCGGGACGCAAAAATGCTTGAGTGTCCCTTCGGGAATGTCACTGGTATCCATAAGTCATCGTGCCAAAGCTTTCATCGAATCGCGTTTCCAAAAAGAGCTTGGCTTAGGAGCCGATCAACGAAATGAACGCTTTATCCAATCCAACTATCTTGACTTGAGCCAATTGATGGTATATTGGAGCCAGAACCCAATCAACCACCATACGGAAGCCACGAACATGATCTATGGTTTACACACAGGCTTACGCTTATTTGTGCAAGAAGAAGGAATGGAAAAGGTGTTCCAACGTCATCAATTAAATAACAATGCTTTAATTGCAGGGATTGAGGCGATGGGCTTAGGCATATATGGTGACCGAGAAACTGCAATGCCAACGGTTATTCCTGTTATGATTCCTGACGGTATTGAGCCAAATAAAGTGCGTGACATTCTCTTAGAGGAATTCTCTGTAGAAATTGCAGGTTCCTTTGGTGATTTGAATAAAGTTATTTGGCGGATTGGAAATATGGGATACTCAAGTCGTAAGCAGAATGTACTACATGTTTTGGGAGCTTTAGAAGCGACATTACTATACTTGGGAGCGGATATTCAGGCTGGCAAAGCCGTACAAGCAGCATTAAAAGTATACCGCTAA
- the allC gene encoding allantoate deiminase, whose product MIDITPGQIDEAMDWLSSISDKEGKGTTRLLYSKSWVEAQNSLKDLFEKSGMQTEFDAVGNLYATIEGSETPEVIIASGSHVDTVVNGGRLDGQLGIMSAYLAIKGLIEKYGQPKKSLRIISLAEEEGSRFPYTFWGSKNLFNIADPKDVSDITDSEGISFVDAMHEAGFDFQEEPSKFSKMDAFVELHIEQGNFLEEENLKVGVVNAIVGQKRYSIKLKGEANHAGTTLMKYRKDVVECMSRIIVEVIDRAKEIGDPLVVTFGQVDVVPNVVNVVPGEVEFSIDMRHTDQDALNDFAKEVEALIQGHAEVKGIDSTVELWMDEPPVPMNDEIIQIIEQVCKDQNLSYQVMHSGAGHDSQIFAPRVPTGMIFVPSIKGISHNPEEHTEAVDIEQGIQALAAALKKLAY is encoded by the coding sequence TTGATTGATATAACACCTGGACAAATCGATGAAGCGATGGATTGGCTTTCGAGTATTTCGGACAAAGAGGGCAAAGGTACAACGCGATTACTTTATTCTAAATCCTGGGTTGAAGCTCAAAATTCCTTGAAGGATTTATTTGAAAAGTCAGGCATGCAAACGGAATTTGATGCAGTGGGCAACTTGTACGCCACGATTGAAGGTAGCGAAACTCCTGAAGTCATTATTGCATCTGGCTCTCATGTGGATACCGTAGTCAACGGGGGAAGATTAGATGGCCAGTTGGGCATTATGTCAGCTTACTTAGCTATTAAAGGTTTGATTGAGAAATACGGACAGCCCAAGAAATCCTTACGGATTATTTCACTGGCTGAAGAGGAAGGCTCCCGTTTCCCGTATACTTTCTGGGGATCGAAGAACCTTTTCAATATAGCTGATCCAAAAGATGTAAGCGATATCACCGATAGCGAAGGGATCTCCTTTGTTGACGCGATGCATGAAGCAGGGTTTGATTTCCAAGAGGAGCCATCAAAGTTCTCAAAGATGGATGCCTTTGTTGAACTCCACATTGAGCAAGGGAACTTCTTAGAAGAGGAAAACTTGAAAGTAGGAGTGGTAAATGCAATCGTTGGACAAAAGCGCTACTCGATAAAGTTAAAAGGTGAAGCTAATCACGCTGGTACAACCTTGATGAAGTATCGCAAGGATGTCGTTGAATGTATGTCAAGAATAATCGTCGAGGTAATTGATCGGGCCAAAGAAATTGGGGATCCATTGGTGGTGACTTTTGGACAAGTGGACGTCGTACCTAATGTGGTGAATGTAGTCCCAGGCGAAGTAGAATTCTCTATCGATATGCGCCATACCGATCAAGATGCTTTAAATGATTTTGCTAAAGAAGTAGAGGCACTGATTCAAGGCCATGCTGAAGTTAAAGGCATTGATTCAACAGTTGAATTATGGATGGATGAACCGCCTGTGCCGATGAATGACGAAATTATTCAGATTATTGAGCAAGTCTGCAAGGATCAAAATTTAAGTTATCAGGTAATGCATTCTGGTGCAGGGCATGATTCACAAATATTTGCTCCTCGTGTTCCAACAGGCATGATTTTCGTGCCATCAATCAAAGGGATTAGCCACAACCCAGAGGAGCATACCGAGGCAGTGGATATTGAACAAGGTATCCAAGCGTTAGCTGCGGCACTGAAGAAGTTAGCTTATTAA